The following are encoded together in the Chaetodon auriga isolate fChaAug3 chromosome 4, fChaAug3.hap1, whole genome shotgun sequence genome:
- the clta gene encoding clathrin light chain A isoform X1, whose protein sequence is MDDFDMLNAPAAGNGVGAEEDPAAAFLAQQESEIAGIENDEGFSILDSGDVPSSLGDSNDGAINGELHGESNGPSDAYAAISNADRLQAEPESLRKWREEQSERLELLDNNSRKQESEWKEKAKVELEEWHARQNEQLEKTKTNNRVLDEDFYKQPFSELIGYVTHINHPCYRLDQAAEEAMISDMDENNPGTEWERVARLCDFNPKSSKQAKDVSRMRSVLISLKQSPLVR, encoded by the exons ATGGATGATTTTGACATGCTGAATGCACCCGCCGCTGGAAACGGTGTCGGCGCGGAAGAAGACCCCGCTGCCGCGTTCTTGGCCCAGCAGGAGAGCGAAATCGCGGGGATTGAGAACGACGAAGGCTTCAGCATCCTGGACAGTGGAGACGTTCCCTCGTCGCTGGGAGACTCGAACG ATGGTGCTATCAACGGAGAACTTCACGGG GAAAGCAACGGTCCGTCAGACGCCTATGCAGCAATCTCCAACGCAGACCGGCTGCAGGCCGAACCTGAAAGCCTTCGTAAGTGGAGGGAGGAGCAAAGCGAGAGGCTGGAGCTGTTAG ACAATAACTCTCGCAAGCAGGAGTCGGAGTGGAAGGAGAAAGCCAAGGTGGAACTGGAAGAGTGGCACGCCAGGCAGAATGAGCAGCTTGAGAAAACTAAAACCAATAACAG GGTGCTGGATGAAGACTTCTACAAGCAGCCCTTCTCTGAGCTCATTGGTTATGT CACACACATTAACCATCCTTGCTACCGCCTAGACCA GGCGGCTGAGGAGGCCATGATTTCGGATATGGACGAGAACAACCCCGGTACGGAGTGGGAGCGGGTGGCTCGGCTCTGCGACTTCAACCCCAAGTCCAGCAAGCAGGCCAAAGATGTGTCCCGCATGCGCTCCGTCCTCATCTCCCTTAAGCAGTCCCCGCTCGTCCGCTAG
- the clta gene encoding clathrin light chain A isoform X2, whose protein sequence is MDDFDMLNAPAAGNGVGAEEDPAAAFLAQQESEIAGIENDEGFSILDSGDVPSSLGDSNDGAINGELHGESNGPSDAYAAISNADRLQAEPESLRKWREEQSERLELLDNNSRKQESEWKEKAKVELEEWHARQNEQLEKTKTNNRVLDEDFYKQPFSELIGYVAAEEAMISDMDENNPGTEWERVARLCDFNPKSSKQAKDVSRMRSVLISLKQSPLVR, encoded by the exons ATGGATGATTTTGACATGCTGAATGCACCCGCCGCTGGAAACGGTGTCGGCGCGGAAGAAGACCCCGCTGCCGCGTTCTTGGCCCAGCAGGAGAGCGAAATCGCGGGGATTGAGAACGACGAAGGCTTCAGCATCCTGGACAGTGGAGACGTTCCCTCGTCGCTGGGAGACTCGAACG ATGGTGCTATCAACGGAGAACTTCACGGG GAAAGCAACGGTCCGTCAGACGCCTATGCAGCAATCTCCAACGCAGACCGGCTGCAGGCCGAACCTGAAAGCCTTCGTAAGTGGAGGGAGGAGCAAAGCGAGAGGCTGGAGCTGTTAG ACAATAACTCTCGCAAGCAGGAGTCGGAGTGGAAGGAGAAAGCCAAGGTGGAACTGGAAGAGTGGCACGCCAGGCAGAATGAGCAGCTTGAGAAAACTAAAACCAATAACAG GGTGCTGGATGAAGACTTCTACAAGCAGCCCTTCTCTGAGCTCATTGGTTATGT GGCGGCTGAGGAGGCCATGATTTCGGATATGGACGAGAACAACCCCGGTACGGAGTGGGAGCGGGTGGCTCGGCTCTGCGACTTCAACCCCAAGTCCAGCAAGCAGGCCAAAGATGTGTCCCGCATGCGCTCCGTCCTCATCTCCCTTAAGCAGTCCCCGCTCGTCCGCTAG
- the nansa gene encoding N-acetylneuraminic acid synthase a, which yields MPLKFELCPGRMIGGNHPCFIIAEIGQNHQGDIEIAKKMIKMAKDCGADCAKFQKSELEYKFNKRALERPYTSKHSWGKTYGEHKHHLEFSHEQYRELQKYAEEVGIVFTASGMDEMAVEFLHELNVPFFKVGSGDTNNFPYLEKTAKKGRPMVVSSGMQSMETMRRVYKTVKEHNQNFTILQCTSAYPLEAEDVNLRVITEYQKEFPDIPIGYSGHESGIYISVAAVALGAKVIERHVTLDKTWKGSDHAASLVPSELTELVRSIRLVERALGSSIKQMLPCEKPCHDKLGKSVVAKVKIPQGTVLTLDMLTVKVAEPMGVMAEDIFQLVGKKVTEDVEEDESVTPEVVDSYGKEPKC from the exons ATGCCTTTAAAGTTTGAGCTGTGTCCCGGCAGAATGATCGGAGGTAACCATCCGTGCTTCATCATAGCAGAAATTGGACAAAACCACCAGGGAGACATTGAGATTGCcaagaaaatgatcaaaatggCAAAG GACTGTGGTGCTGACTGTGCCAAATTCCAGAAGAGTGAATTAGAGTACAAATTCAACAAGCGAGCCTTAGAGCGCCCATACACTTCTAAACACTCCTGGGGGAAAACTTATGGGGAACATAAGCATCATCTGGAGTTCAGCCATGAGCAGTACAGGGAACTGCAGAAATACGCCGAGGAGGTTGGCATCGTCTTCACTGCCTCAGGGATGGACGAG ATGGCGGTGGAGTTCCTGCATGAGCTCAACGTGCCTTTCTTCAAAGTGGGCTCTGGAGACACCAACAACTTCCCGTATCTGGAGAAGACTGCCAAGAAAG GACGGCCCATGGTGGTCTCCAGTGGAATGCAGTCCATGGAGACGATGCGTCGGGTCTACAAAACAGTGAAGGAGCACAACCAGAACTTCACCATCCTGCAGTGCACCAGCGCCTACCCTCTGGAAGCTGAAGATGTCAACCTCCGCGTGATAACG GAATACCAGAAAGAATTTCCAGATATTCCCATTGGGTATTCCGGCCACGAGTCTGGGATCTATATTTCAGTTGCAGCTGTAGCTCTTGGGGCAAAGGTCATCGAGCGTCACGTAACTTTGGATAAGACATGGAAAGGAAGTGACCACGCGGCCTCGCTGGTGCCCTCTGAGTTAACCGAGCTTGTTCGTTCCATCCGACTGGTGGAGAGGGCGCTGGGGAGCAGCATCAAGCAGATGTTACCTTGTGAGAAGCCCTGCCATGACAAG CTGGGTAAATCAGTGGTGGCAAAAGTCAAGATCCCCCAAGGAACTGTCCTGACTCTGGACATGTTGACGGTGAAGGTGGCCGAGCCCATGGGCGTCATGGCCGAGGACATCTTCCAGCTGGTCGGTAAGAAGGTGACTGAGGACGTCGAGGAAGACGAGAGCGTCACGCCAGAGGTGGTGGATAGCTATGGCAAGGAGCCCAAGTGCTGA
- the clta gene encoding clathrin light chain A isoform X3 yields the protein MDDFDMLNAPAAGNGVGAEEDPAAAFLAQQESEIAGIENDEGFSILDSGDVPSSLGDSNDGAINGELHGESNGPSDAYAAISNADRLQAEPESLRKWREEQSERLELLDNNSRKQESEWKEKAKVELEEWHARQNEQLEKTKTNNRAAEEAMISDMDENNPGTEWERVARLCDFNPKSSKQAKDVSRMRSVLISLKQSPLVR from the exons ATGGATGATTTTGACATGCTGAATGCACCCGCCGCTGGAAACGGTGTCGGCGCGGAAGAAGACCCCGCTGCCGCGTTCTTGGCCCAGCAGGAGAGCGAAATCGCGGGGATTGAGAACGACGAAGGCTTCAGCATCCTGGACAGTGGAGACGTTCCCTCGTCGCTGGGAGACTCGAACG ATGGTGCTATCAACGGAGAACTTCACGGG GAAAGCAACGGTCCGTCAGACGCCTATGCAGCAATCTCCAACGCAGACCGGCTGCAGGCCGAACCTGAAAGCCTTCGTAAGTGGAGGGAGGAGCAAAGCGAGAGGCTGGAGCTGTTAG ACAATAACTCTCGCAAGCAGGAGTCGGAGTGGAAGGAGAAAGCCAAGGTGGAACTGGAAGAGTGGCACGCCAGGCAGAATGAGCAGCTTGAGAAAACTAAAACCAATAACAG GGCGGCTGAGGAGGCCATGATTTCGGATATGGACGAGAACAACCCCGGTACGGAGTGGGAGCGGGTGGCTCGGCTCTGCGACTTCAACCCCAAGTCCAGCAAGCAGGCCAAAGATGTGTCCCGCATGCGCTCCGTCCTCATCTCCCTTAAGCAGTCCCCGCTCGTCCGCTAG